One segment of Trichlorobacter ammonificans DNA contains the following:
- a CDS encoding methyl-accepting chemotaxis protein — protein MFMRIKTSFKLGAAGVTLIMLVLIGVVLGADHYFSGSLRTVLHQDVATLELMHELYAASIRTEQAARRLLQEPDGRTTTTAAETARQGLEDLLNRLGKFDEPEMAALKKNLDGFWGASAAAMTQAVKYRQEGRGAEAAELLRTSVLPGLLQVQESAQKQLAREKTHLEKRTAATLKTVRTGMHVVGAFITLIALGFLVLFYVSSRMIVTPLDAMIAVADDLAHGDGDLTKRLNIQRADEIGDAANFIDSFIAKVQQSVITAKETAMETAVASQELSHIAANLSSTVQQQHVIVEESDALTQEVARNLDLTEEMAINTTETIEATRDMMQRFVDDLNAAAGVIIGEADNQRELATRMQQLATNAGTIREVLEIISDIADQTNLLALNASIEAARAGEMGRGFAVVADEVRQLAAKTQSSLSQINQSVTGVVAGVEKLYGESEESSRRMLGISESTRGLVSAADESGNRLAGAVTISSDLVKKSTFIATRTKQLMDQMEKMTRIADQNRAVAGEVEEVSASMAKKSENLRDTLGRFRC, from the coding sequence ATGTTCATGCGTATCAAGACCTCGTTCAAGCTGGGGGCCGCCGGCGTGACCCTGATCATGCTGGTGCTGATCGGCGTCGTGTTGGGAGCCGACCACTATTTCAGCGGTTCGCTGCGTACGGTGCTGCATCAGGATGTGGCAACCCTTGAGCTTATGCATGAGCTGTACGCGGCAAGCATCCGCACGGAGCAGGCGGCACGCCGCCTGCTGCAGGAACCGGACGGCCGGACGACCACGACGGCGGCCGAAACGGCCCGTCAGGGGTTGGAGGACCTGCTGAACCGCCTGGGGAAATTCGACGAGCCGGAGATGGCGGCCCTGAAGAAGAACCTGGACGGATTCTGGGGCGCAAGTGCCGCCGCCATGACGCAGGCTGTGAAATACCGCCAGGAAGGACGAGGCGCTGAAGCGGCCGAGCTGCTCAGGACATCGGTGCTGCCGGGGCTGCTGCAGGTGCAGGAGAGCGCCCAGAAACAGCTGGCCAGGGAAAAGACCCACCTGGAGAAACGCACCGCCGCCACCCTGAAGACGGTCAGAACCGGCATGCATGTGGTGGGGGCCTTCATTACGCTGATTGCGCTGGGCTTTCTGGTCCTGTTCTATGTTTCATCCCGCATGATCGTCACCCCCCTGGATGCCATGATTGCGGTTGCCGACGATCTGGCCCACGGCGACGGCGACCTGACCAAGCGGCTGAATATTCAGCGGGCCGACGAGATCGGCGACGCCGCCAATTTCATCGACAGTTTCATCGCCAAGGTACAGCAGAGTGTCATCACTGCCAAGGAAACGGCCATGGAAACCGCCGTGGCCAGCCAGGAACTCTCCCACATCGCCGCCAACCTGAGCAGCACGGTGCAGCAGCAGCACGTTATCGTGGAGGAAAGCGACGCCCTGACCCAGGAGGTGGCCCGGAACCTCGATCTGACCGAGGAAATGGCCATCAATACCACCGAGACCATCGAAGCCACCCGCGACATGATGCAGCGCTTCGTTGATGACTTGAACGCCGCTGCCGGCGTGATCATCGGCGAAGCGGACAACCAGCGTGAACTTGCCACCCGGATGCAGCAACTGGCCACCAACGCCGGAACGATCCGGGAGGTGCTGGAGATCATCTCCGACATCGCCGACCAGACCAACCTGCTGGCGTTGAATGCCTCCATCGAGGCGGCCCGGGCCGGTGAAATGGGGCGGGGGTTTGCCGTGGTGGCCGACGAGGTGCGGCAGCTGGCTGCCAAGACCCAGAGTTCCCTTTCCCAGATCAACCAGAGCGTCACCGGTGTGGTGGCCGGCGTGGAGAAGCTTTACGGGGAAAGCGAGGAAAGTTCCCGGCGGATGCTGGGAATTTCGGAGTCGACCCGCGGGCTGGTCAGTGCCGCCGACGAGTCCGGCAACCGTCTGGCCGGTGCGGTGACCATCTCCTCCGACCTGGTGAAGAAGAGCACCTTCATCGCCACCCGTACCAAGCAGCTGATGGACCAGATGGAGAAGATGACCAGGATCGCCGACCAGAACCGGGCGGTGGCCGGTGAGGTGGAGGAGGTGTCGGCCTCCATGGCCAAAAAATCCGAGAATCTGCGGGACACCCTGGGCCGTTTCCGGTGCTGA
- a CDS encoding response regulator: MISIVFADDHTMLRQGLRLLLERDPDISIVGECGRGDDALELIRRNRPDVALLDIAMPGDDGISVAGKIARDGLPTAVIILTTHDDPQMMQRASIAGVRGYVLKDRAFEMLLDIIRQVAAGAALLKDYLPDHPVGPLEPITEREREVLLLISLGLTNRLIAQQLGISIKTVDTHRTNLMRKLDLHSTAELVRHAYRTGLLSSAPGSSQP, translated from the coding sequence GTGATCAGCATTGTTTTCGCCGATGACCATACCATGCTGCGCCAGGGGCTGCGGCTGCTGCTGGAGCGTGACCCCGACATCAGTATCGTCGGCGAATGCGGCCGCGGCGACGACGCCCTGGAACTGATCCGCCGCAACCGCCCCGACGTTGCGCTGTTGGACATTGCCATGCCGGGCGACGACGGCATCAGCGTTGCCGGCAAAATCGCCCGTGACGGCCTGCCTACCGCCGTGATAATCCTGACCACCCATGACGATCCTCAGATGATGCAGCGGGCGTCGATTGCGGGGGTTCGCGGCTATGTCCTGAAAGACCGCGCCTTTGAAATGCTGCTGGACATCATCCGGCAGGTTGCGGCCGGTGCCGCGCTGCTGAAGGACTACCTGCCGGACCATCCCGTGGGCCCCCTGGAGCCGATCACCGAGCGGGAGCGGGAAGTCCTGCTCTTGATCTCCCTGGGGCTGACCAACCGCCTGATCGCCCAGCAACTGGGCATCAGCATCAAGACCGTGGACACTCACCGCACCAACCTGATGCGCAAGCTTGACCTGCATTCCACCGCCGAACTGGTCCGCCATGCCTACCGGACCGGCCTGCTTTCCTCCGCACCCGGCAGCAGCCAGCCCTGA
- a CDS encoding methyl-accepting chemotaxis protein yields the protein MSRAVSHSRSYSILGVLMGLGAPVGWILIRLIFYAEPDQPLLDQVFFDVFKDAKHLTLYLYMGLGTSVVLGITGFLIGTNGDELLSRARQLDELHREVAAQKELFENRFLVLDTNIKNFHHISSRIQTSLNLEEVLMLCAEGLHDVLGYERVNILMLAQNGRKLRFVTASGSDAEATQGVTLPVDQSIGVIYKSISEAKPYLIDDITRYGSDYHLQPPHDRIEALRSRNFIICPMVVKGAAVGAFAIDNKRSRRPLNESDLDTIMLFADQVSNAITRINLLTSIDTLTSELESSFSFLLSHRAQYSRNEIALGESIESVADGAAVIASAAEGAMASVDETSTAVNEISVAIEEVSRNLDTLAGIVHQAASAMEEIASTITSVERSAAMSHEVSSQVQNQTGEGRRAVNDTIGFLADIQHSVEESYAGITRLAEKSGRIENIVSVINDITKRTNLLALNASIIAAQAGEYGRSFGVVADEIRNLSLQTGHSTGEITGIIDEIMFESRQAADRITSTKGLVSRGVELGHAMGETLQSIYDRSVCSMEMTQEIKQATEEQSTSVQLVARSMEDISSMTSQIFNASKDQAKATRSIARAIETIKEMAHEMVRSTSSQVDDTQRIRRTVESVNAMVAEMFDNMEARRAQGAEVIKELESMKSTTCQL from the coding sequence ATGAGCCGTGCCGTCAGCCATAGCAGGAGCTATTCGATTCTCGGCGTCCTGATGGGGCTCGGCGCGCCGGTCGGCTGGATTCTGATCCGGCTGATCTTCTACGCCGAGCCCGATCAGCCGCTCCTCGATCAGGTGTTTTTCGACGTCTTCAAGGATGCCAAGCATCTGACCCTGTACCTGTACATGGGGCTGGGCACTTCCGTGGTGTTGGGAATCACCGGCTTTCTGATCGGCACAAACGGCGACGAACTGCTCTCCCGCGCACGGCAGCTGGACGAGCTGCACCGGGAAGTGGCGGCCCAGAAAGAGCTGTTCGAGAACCGCTTCCTGGTGCTGGATACCAACATCAAGAACTTCCACCATATCAGCAGCCGCATCCAGACCTCGCTCAACCTGGAAGAGGTGCTGATGCTCTGCGCCGAGGGGCTGCACGACGTGCTGGGCTACGAGCGGGTCAATATCCTGATGCTGGCCCAGAACGGCCGGAAGCTCCGTTTCGTCACCGCCAGCGGCAGCGACGCGGAAGCGACCCAGGGGGTCACGCTGCCGGTGGACCAGAGCATCGGGGTCATCTACAAGAGTATTTCGGAAGCCAAGCCCTACCTGATCGACGACATCACCCGCTACGGCAGCGACTACCATCTGCAGCCACCCCACGACCGGATTGAAGCCTTGCGCTCCCGTAACTTCATCATCTGTCCCATGGTGGTCAAGGGAGCGGCCGTGGGGGCCTTCGCCATCGACAACAAGCGTTCCCGCCGTCCGCTGAACGAATCCGACCTGGACACCATTATGCTCTTTGCCGACCAGGTGTCCAACGCCATCACCCGCATCAACCTGCTCACCTCCATCGACACCCTGACCAGCGAGCTGGAAAGCTCCTTCTCCTTCCTGCTCAGCCACCGCGCCCAGTATTCCCGCAACGAGATCGCCTTGGGGGAGAGCATCGAATCGGTGGCGGACGGCGCTGCCGTGATCGCCTCGGCGGCAGAGGGGGCCATGGCGTCGGTGGACGAGACCAGCACCGCGGTCAACGAGATATCGGTGGCCATTGAAGAGGTCTCCCGCAACCTGGACACCCTGGCCGGTATCGTGCACCAGGCGGCTTCGGCCATGGAGGAAATCGCCTCCACCATCACCAGCGTGGAGCGGAGCGCCGCCATGTCCCACGAGGTGTCCAGCCAGGTACAGAATCAGACCGGCGAGGGACGTCGTGCGGTCAACGATACCATCGGCTTTCTGGCGGATATCCAGCATTCGGTGGAGGAGTCCTACGCCGGCATCACCCGGCTGGCGGAAAAAAGCGGCCGCATCGAGAACATCGTCAGCGTGATCAACGACATCACCAAGCGGACCAACCTGCTGGCCTTAAACGCTTCCATCATCGCCGCCCAGGCCGGCGAGTACGGCCGGAGCTTCGGCGTGGTGGCGGATGAAATCCGCAACCTGTCGCTGCAGACCGGTCACTCCACCGGCGAGATCACCGGCATCATCGATGAAATCATGTTCGAATCCCGCCAGGCCGCCGACCGGATCACCTCCACCAAGGGGCTGGTCAGCCGCGGGGTGGAGCTGGGCCATGCCATGGGGGAAACGCTGCAGTCCATCTACGACCGTTCCGTCTGTTCCATGGAGATGACCCAGGAAATCAAGCAGGCCACCGAGGAACAGTCCACCAGCGTGCAGTTGGTGGCCCGCTCCATGGAAGATATCAGCAGCATGACCTCCCAGATCTTCAACGCCTCCAAGGATCAGGCCAAGGCCACCCGCAGTATCGCCCGCGCCATCGAGACCATCAAGGAGATGGCCCACGAAATGGTGCGCTCAACCTCCTCGCAGGTGGACGATACCCAGCGTATCCGTCGGACGGTTGAGTCGGTGAACGCCATGGTTGCCGAGATGTTCGACAACATGGAGGCCCGTCGCGCCCAGGGTGCGGAGGTGATCAAGGAGCTGGAGTCGATGAAAAGCACCACCTGCCAGTTGTGA
- a CDS encoding PilZ domain-containing protein — protein MSTRKFSRVGFHVMATVSSGGRSFQGRVSNLSMNGMLLETEEQLPMGEVVDITISLPGTEPEITVAFTGRVCRLTEGDIAFRFEMIDLDSYTHLRNIVSYNMADAEKVMDEIFADIDEKIAAGATARVDAPERP, from the coding sequence ATGAGTACACGGAAATTCTCGCGGGTGGGCTTTCATGTCATGGCAACGGTTTCTTCCGGAGGCCGGAGTTTCCAGGGGCGGGTCAGCAATTTGTCGATGAACGGCATGCTGCTGGAAACCGAGGAACAGCTGCCGATGGGGGAAGTGGTGGATATCACCATCAGCCTGCCCGGTACGGAACCGGAAATTACCGTCGCCTTCACCGGCCGGGTCTGTCGCCTGACCGAGGGGGACATCGCCTTCCGCTTCGAGATGATCGACCTCGATTCCTATACTCACCTGCGCAACATCGTCTCCTACAATATGGCCGACGCCGAGAAGGTGATGGATGAAATCTTTGCCGATATCGATGAAAAGATCGCGGCGGGAGCCACGGCCCGGGTCGATGCGCCGGAGCGCCCATGA
- a CDS encoding class II fructose-bisphosphate aldolase — MSAYRYQEEVMEKRQVHYSELGLVNTREMFAKAMAGKYAIPAYNFNNLEQLQAIVVGCVETNSPVIIQVSKGARSYANETMLRYMAMGAVQMARELGSTIPICLHLDHGDSFELCKSCVDSGFSSVMIDGSHLPYDENVELCSRVVEYAHKYDVTVEGELGVLAGIEDEVSAEHSTYTRPEEVEDFVKKTGVDSLAISIGTSHGAYKFKPGQPVPPLRFDILAECEKRIPGFPIVLHGASSVVQEYVDLINKNGGKLEGAVGVPEEQLRQAAASAVCKINIDSDGRLAVTAKVREYFGKDPKEFDPRKYLGEARKELVKLIKHKNEAVLGSAGKA, encoded by the coding sequence ATGTCGGCATACCGCTACCAGGAGGAAGTCATGGAGAAACGGCAGGTGCATTACAGCGAGTTGGGTCTGGTCAACACCCGGGAGATGTTCGCCAAGGCGATGGCGGGGAAATACGCGATTCCAGCCTACAATTTCAATAATCTGGAGCAGCTCCAGGCCATCGTGGTCGGGTGCGTGGAGACGAATTCGCCGGTGATCATCCAGGTGTCCAAGGGAGCCCGCAGCTACGCCAACGAGACCATGCTGCGCTACATGGCCATGGGGGCCGTGCAGATGGCCCGCGAGCTGGGTTCCACCATCCCGATCTGCCTGCACCTCGACCACGGCGACTCCTTCGAGCTGTGCAAGTCCTGTGTGGACAGCGGCTTCTCCTCGGTGATGATCGACGGCTCCCACCTGCCCTATGATGAGAACGTAGAGCTGTGCTCGCGGGTTGTGGAGTACGCCCACAAGTACGATGTGACGGTGGAGGGGGAGCTGGGGGTGCTGGCCGGTATCGAGGACGAGGTGTCCGCCGAGCATTCCACCTACACCCGGCCGGAAGAGGTGGAGGATTTCGTGAAGAAGACCGGCGTGGACTCCCTGGCCATTTCCATCGGCACCAGCCACGGCGCCTACAAGTTCAAGCCGGGCCAGCCGGTGCCCCCGCTGCGCTTCGATATCCTGGCGGAGTGCGAGAAGCGGATTCCCGGGTTCCCGATCGTGCTGCACGGCGCCTCATCGGTGGTGCAGGAGTACGTTGACCTGATCAACAAAAACGGCGGCAAGCTGGAAGGGGCCGTGGGGGTGCCGGAGGAGCAGCTGCGTCAGGCTGCGGCGTCGGCGGTCTGCAAGATCAACATCGATTCCGACGGCCGTCTGGCGGTTACGGCCAAGGTTCGCGAGTATTTCGGCAAGGACCCCAAGGAGTTCGATCCCCGCAAGTACTTGGGAGAAGCCCGCAAGGAGCTGGTGAAGCTGATCAAGCACAAGAACGAGGCGGTGCTGGGCTCTGCCGGCAAGGCGTAA
- the mnmH gene encoding tRNA 2-selenouridine(34) synthase MnmH, translated as MPRSVPFSPDLLASHCIIDARTPLEFAEDHLPGACNVPILTNAERVEIGTLYKQQGPQIARERGLQLTCHRFPAIVATIAELAAGRPALVYCWRGGLRSESVALLLEMAGYPAVKLSGGYKAFRGAVNACFENFQPPAPLVVLHGMTGSGKTEFLLRLAASGWSTVDLEGLARHRGSAFGSLGLGAQPSQKRFETLLWQAFQRCTPGRPIVLEGESKRIGRLTLPGNLYDVMAASCKVWCDVSVETRIGRLAAEYARKEYRRPMADALERIRKKLDGTGYAALRQALDAWDVRELAHGLVEQYYDRLYYRVRRWEPAATISLEEYDAAERQLDELCRRL; from the coding sequence ATGCCCCGTTCCGTGCCGTTCAGTCCAGACCTGCTTGCCAGCCACTGCATCATCGATGCCCGTACCCCGCTTGAATTCGCCGAGGACCATCTGCCCGGCGCCTGCAACGTCCCGATCCTCACCAATGCCGAGCGGGTGGAGATCGGCACCCTCTACAAGCAGCAGGGGCCGCAGATCGCCCGCGAACGGGGGCTGCAACTCACCTGTCACCGCTTTCCGGCCATTGTTGCCACCATCGCCGAGCTGGCTGCCGGGCGACCGGCACTGGTCTACTGCTGGCGGGGGGGGCTGCGCAGCGAGTCCGTGGCCCTGCTGCTGGAGATGGCCGGCTATCCGGCGGTAAAGCTGTCCGGCGGCTACAAGGCGTTCCGGGGGGCGGTCAACGCCTGCTTCGAAAATTTCCAACCACCGGCGCCGCTGGTGGTGCTGCACGGCATGACCGGTTCGGGTAAAACCGAGTTTCTGCTGCGCCTGGCAGCCAGCGGCTGGAGCACCGTCGACCTGGAGGGGCTGGCCCGCCACCGGGGGTCGGCCTTCGGCTCCCTGGGACTGGGGGCGCAGCCCAGCCAGAAGCGGTTTGAAACCCTGCTCTGGCAGGCATTTCAGCGCTGCACGCCGGGACGTCCCATTGTGCTGGAGGGTGAGAGCAAGCGGATCGGCCGGCTCACCCTGCCGGGTAATCTGTATGACGTGATGGCGGCAAGCTGCAAGGTCTGGTGCGACGTATCGGTGGAGACCCGGATCGGCCGACTGGCTGCCGAGTATGCGCGGAAGGAGTACCGCCGCCCCATGGCCGACGCCCTGGAACGGATCAGAAAAAAGCTGGACGGCACCGGTTACGCGGCCCTGCGTCAAGCGCTGGATGCCTGGGATGTGCGGGAGCTGGCCCACGGCCTGGTGGAACAGTATTACGACCGGCTCTACTACCGGGTGAGGCGGTGGGAACCGGCGGCGACCATCAGCCTGGAGGAGTATGATGCCGCGGAGCGGCAACTGGACGAGCTCTGCCGACGCCTGTAA
- a CDS encoding glycine zipper family protein — MKNSAKTLWLLVAFCIMSGCAAQRPVLYPNDRYKAVGEEKAQQEIDHCLKLADDAGTDDDRAAELAKRTGTAVVVGGATGAVVGAITGAVGRGSLVGAAAGGSVALLSGLFKASEPTPIYKRFVEFCLFEKGYQPIGWR, encoded by the coding sequence ATGAAGAACAGTGCGAAAACCCTATGGCTGCTGGTTGCGTTTTGCATCATGTCCGGGTGCGCCGCCCAGCGGCCGGTGTTGTATCCCAATGATCGGTACAAGGCTGTCGGCGAAGAGAAAGCGCAGCAGGAGATCGACCACTGCCTGAAGCTGGCCGATGATGCCGGCACCGACGACGACCGGGCAGCCGAGCTGGCCAAGCGGACCGGCACCGCCGTGGTGGTCGGCGGTGCCACCGGCGCCGTGGTGGGGGCCATCACCGGCGCCGTGGGCAGGGGTAGCCTGGTGGGGGCGGCGGCCGGGGGGAGCGTTGCCCTGTTGTCGGGGCTGTTCAAGGCGTCGGAGCCGACGCCGATATACAAGCGCTTTGTCGAGTTCTGCCTGTTCGAGAAAGGGTACCAGCCGATCGGCTGGCGGTAG
- a CDS encoding type II toxin-antitoxin system Phd/YefM family antitoxin produces MQRIYASSSASISDLKKNPSGIISQAHGEPVAILNHNRPTAYLLPAETFELIMEQLDDLELMRLVRDRQSEATVKVKLDEL; encoded by the coding sequence ATGCAACGTATCTATGCAAGCTCTTCAGCTAGTATCAGCGACCTGAAAAAGAATCCTTCCGGCATCATCAGCCAGGCTCACGGTGAACCTGTTGCCATACTCAATCACAATCGGCCTACCGCCTATCTTCTTCCGGCAGAAACCTTTGAACTGATCATGGAGCAGCTTGACGACCTCGAACTTATGCGCCTGGTCCGTGATCGCCAATCTGAAGCAACGGTCAAGGTGAAACTCGATGAGTTATAG
- a CDS encoding type II toxin-antitoxin system RelE family toxin — MSYSLEFKESALKEWRKLDSSIREQFKKRLEERLENPRVESARLSGMPDCYKIKLRSSSFRLVYQVFDNRLVVTVVALSKRENNLVYRLAKDRT, encoded by the coding sequence ATGAGTTATAGCCTTGAATTCAAGGAGTCCGCGCTTAAGGAATGGCGCAAGCTTGACAGCAGTATCAGGGAACAGTTCAAGAAACGCCTGGAAGAACGCCTTGAAAACCCTCGTGTAGAATCTGCCCGCCTTTCCGGCATGCCTGATTGTTACAAGATCAAGCTCCGCAGCTCAAGTTTTCGTCTCGTGTACCAGGTTTTCGACAATCGCTTGGTAGTTACCGTTGTTGCTCTCAGCAAGCGTGAGAATAATCTTGTCTATCGCTTGGCCAAAGATCGGACATAG
- a CDS encoding tyrosine-type recombinase/integrase, with the protein MSVSPHPKYPGVWIISVYAEGRKKDPKTGKPSNKRLRILHEGDEAGARIFEAEIKKGHRGESPRLLAPTLDEALPKFLEYYRNHASSTTVTDFLRIWRRHLGPTFGKLRPVQITAAMVEQYKTKRLSDRYLPGKPGQGPEADTPEESKKRKPVKKRTITKELVYLSAFCSWMARPEINLAAPLPFKIKGWGQKHTAAPMPVILTRHNVVRILRKAERQYRAIFAASYYAGLRRSEVLNLTSRDVFVDQGYMVVRGKGNKQRIVPIHRKLKVYLRKRIAGGLLFPNPMTGQAYDHVKKALSRAATAAGVPNVHLHLLRHAFGTHSIMSGVSPRALQLMLGHSSITTTEIYSRLANEFLGSEIEKLGRGALRNGNKR; encoded by the coding sequence ATGAGCGTTTCGCCACATCCGAAATACCCCGGAGTATGGATTATCAGCGTCTATGCCGAGGGAAGGAAAAAGGATCCCAAGACAGGGAAGCCGAGCAACAAGAGGTTGAGGATCCTGCACGAGGGGGATGAGGCCGGTGCCCGGATCTTCGAAGCAGAGATAAAGAAGGGCCACCGGGGGGAATCGCCCAGGCTGCTGGCACCAACACTTGATGAGGCATTGCCGAAGTTCCTGGAGTACTACCGGAATCATGCGTCAAGCACGACGGTAACGGATTTCCTGAGGATATGGCGGCGGCACCTGGGGCCAACCTTTGGGAAGCTGCGCCCCGTCCAGATCACGGCGGCCATGGTGGAGCAGTACAAAACAAAACGGCTGTCTGACAGATACCTGCCAGGGAAACCGGGGCAGGGGCCAGAAGCAGATACGCCGGAGGAGTCGAAAAAGAGAAAGCCGGTAAAAAAGCGGACGATCACGAAGGAGCTGGTGTACCTATCCGCCTTTTGCTCCTGGATGGCACGGCCAGAAATAAACTTGGCAGCGCCACTCCCATTCAAAATCAAGGGATGGGGACAGAAGCACACAGCAGCGCCGATGCCGGTAATTTTAACCAGGCACAACGTAGTGAGAATTCTGAGGAAGGCAGAGCGGCAGTATCGGGCGATTTTCGCAGCAAGCTATTACGCGGGCCTGAGGAGGTCGGAAGTTTTAAATTTGACTTCCAGGGACGTTTTTGTTGATCAGGGGTATATGGTGGTCAGGGGAAAGGGCAATAAGCAGCGTATCGTGCCGATACACCGCAAGCTGAAGGTGTATTTGAGGAAGCGGATAGCTGGCGGCCTACTGTTTCCGAACCCAATGACGGGACAGGCATACGATCATGTGAAAAAAGCGCTATCGAGAGCGGCAACAGCAGCAGGGGTGCCGAATGTGCATCTTCACCTACTGCGGCATGCCTTTGGGACACACAGCATCATGTCAGGGGTTTCCCCAAGGGCGCTGCAGTTGATGCTGGGTCACAGCTCGATCACGACAACGGAGATTTACAGCAGGCTTGCAAATGAGTTCCTGGGATCAGAGATTGAAAAGCTAGGCAGAGGTGCATTGCGCAACGGCAACAAGAGATAA